The following coding sequences lie in one Rutidosis leptorrhynchoides isolate AG116_Rl617_1_P2 chromosome 4, CSIRO_AGI_Rlap_v1, whole genome shotgun sequence genomic window:
- the LOC139903942 gene encoding 25.3 kDa vesicle transport protein SEC22-1-like has translation MVKLTMIARVTDGLPLAEGLDDGRDMQDADFYKQQVKALFKNLSRGHNEASRMSVETGPYIFHYIIEGRVCYLTMCERAYPKKLAFQYLEDLRNEFERGYANQIETAARPYAFIKFDTFIQKTKKLYQDTRTQRNISKLNDELYEVHQIMTRNVQEVLGVGEKLDQVSQMSSRLTSESRIYADKARDLNRQALIRKWAPVAIVLGVVILLFWVRKKIW, from the exons ATGGTGAAGCTGACAATGATTGCTCGTGTAACTGACGGTCTTCCACTAGCTGAAGGATTGGATGATGGGCGTGATATGCAGGATGCCGATTTCTACAAACAGCAAGTTAAGGCGTTGTTCAAGAATCTTTCAAGAGGACATAATGAAGCATCACGGATGTCTGTTGAAACCGGCCCTTACATTTTCCA CTATATTATTGAAGGGCGGGTATGTTATTTGACAATGTGTGAACGTGCTTACCCAAAAAAGCTTGCGTTTCAATACCTTGAAGACCTCAGAAATGAATTTGAGCGTGGTTATGCAAATCAAATTGAAACTGCAGCAAGGCCTTATGCTTTCATTAAATTTG ATACATTTATACAGAAGACTAAGAAGTTGTACCAGGACACGAGAACTCAACGAAATATTTCCAAGCTGAATGATGAACTTTATGAAGTACACCAAATAATGACCCGTAATGTGCAGGAAGTTCTTGGTGTTGGTGAAAAGTTGGACC AGGTCAGTCAAATGTCAAGTCGATTAACTTCAGAGTCTCGCATATATGCTGACAAAGCAAGAGATCTTAATCGACAG GCATTGATCCGGAAATGGGCTCCTGTCGCAATTGTCCTTGGAGTCGTCATTTTACTCTTTTGGGTTAGAAAGAAGATATGGTGA